The following coding sequences are from one Epinephelus moara isolate mb chromosome 7, YSFRI_EMoa_1.0, whole genome shotgun sequence window:
- the LOC126393593 gene encoding claudin-14-like: MANMAVQLLGFFLGLLGFVGTVVATLLPHWRSTAYVGSNIITATSYMKGLWMECVWHSTGIYQCEVYRSLLALPRDLQAARALMVLSCVTSVLASLVSVMGMKCTRFARGSLIKSPLVLSGGICFLCAGLLCLVTVSWTTNDVIMDFYDPFLPSGFKYEIGLAVYLGYASAFLSLTGGLVLCWSSSGSRSQRPLHVQRSRPLSPPPAFNHIYPPAPPYKPHEALKDNHAPSLCSLSSSGYRLNNYV; this comes from the exons ATGGCCAACATGGCGGTTCAACTCCTTGGCTTCTTCTTGGGGCTGCTGGGGTTTGTGGGAACTGTAGTTGCAACTCTGCTCCCCCACTGGCGCAGCACAGCCTACGTGGGCTCCAACATCATCACAGCCACTTCCTACATGAAAGGCCTGTGGATGGAGTGTGTGTGGCACAGCACTGGCATTTACCAGTGCGAAGTGTACAGATCTCTACTGGCGCTGCCACGTGACCTGCAG GCTGCCCGGGCGCTCATGGTGCTCTCCTGCGTCACCTCAGTCCTGGCATCTCTGGTGTCTGTAATGGGGATGAAGTGCACCCGCTTCGCTCGTGGCTCCTTAATCAAGTCTCCTCTGGTGCTAAGTGGAGGGATCTGTTTCCTCTGTGCCGGCCTGCTCTGCCTGGTCACCGTGTCCTGGACCACCAATGATGTTATCATGGATTTCTACGACCCCTTCCTGCCCAGCGGGTTCAAGTACGAGATCGGCCTAGCTGTGTACCTGGGTTATGCCTCTGCCTTCCTCAGTCTGACCGGAGGACTGGTGCTATGCTggagcagcagtggcagcaggtCACAGAGGCCCCTCCATGTGCAGAGGAGTCGACCACTATCACCCCCCCCTGCCTTCAACCACATATATCCTCCTGCTCCACCCTACAAGCCCCACGAGGCCCTGAAGGACAATCATGCGCCCTCACTTTGCTCCCTTTCCAGCAGCGGCTACAGGCTCAATAACTATGTCTAA